The following are from one region of the Haloactinomyces albus genome:
- a CDS encoding ABC transporter substrate-binding protein yields MSQVALRAASMTATSGAGVRRRSARGQRRQAPLAPADIEDMMTGMIGFRRLAALLLSVLALLIGTTACATRPQSGEPPTPVNDPASAFPARVTIPGQEPVTLPEQPKRIVSLSPTVTETLYAIGAGKQVVAVDKYSNYPERAPQTRMSGLNVSADTIAGYRPDLVVAPDSSAELAKGLRAIDISVLLVPAASGLDAAYRQIELLGRATGHHEQAKELTGRMRSEIKEIVANTPEPQSSLSYYHEVSPNFYTATSRSFVGDVYGLFGLTNIADSAGGTFPQLSEEHIIQANPDLIFLADVKGGQVTAKSVAARPGWDSLTAVREEHVFELNDDIASRWGPRVVEFVRVISDAVTRVQKN; encoded by the coding sequence GTGAGCCAGGTCGCCTTGCGCGCGGCGTCGATGACCGCCACTTCCGGTGCAGGAGTGCGGCGTCGGTCAGCGCGCGGGCAGCGGCGACAGGCGCCCCTCGCACCGGCCGACATCGAGGACATGATGACCGGCATGATCGGGTTCCGCCGCCTCGCGGCGCTACTGCTCTCCGTCCTGGCTCTACTCATCGGCACCACTGCCTGCGCCACCCGGCCACAGTCCGGCGAGCCCCCAACGCCGGTGAACGATCCGGCCTCGGCGTTTCCCGCTCGGGTCACCATTCCCGGCCAGGAACCCGTGACACTGCCGGAGCAGCCGAAGCGAATCGTGTCGCTGAGCCCCACCGTCACCGAGACGCTGTACGCGATCGGAGCGGGTAAGCAGGTGGTCGCGGTGGACAAGTACTCCAACTACCCCGAGCGAGCTCCGCAGACCCGGATGTCCGGGTTGAACGTCAGTGCCGACACGATCGCCGGGTACAGGCCCGATCTCGTGGTGGCGCCGGACAGCTCGGCCGAGTTGGCCAAGGGGTTGCGGGCCATCGACATTTCCGTCCTGCTCGTCCCCGCTGCGTCGGGCCTCGACGCCGCCTACCGCCAGATCGAGCTGCTCGGCCGCGCCACCGGCCACCACGAGCAGGCGAAGGAACTGACCGGCCGGATGCGTTCGGAGATCAAGGAGATCGTGGCCAACACCCCCGAGCCGCAATCTTCGCTGTCCTACTACCACGAGGTGAGCCCCAACTTCTACACGGCGACCTCACGCAGTTTCGTCGGTGATGTGTACGGACTCTTCGGCCTGACCAATATCGCCGACTCGGCGGGTGGCACATTCCCGCAGCTGTCCGAGGAGCACATCATCCAGGCCAATCCGGACCTGATCTTTCTGGCAGACGTCAAGGGCGGCCAGGTCACCGCGAAGTCGGTGGCGGCACGGCCCGGTTGGGACTCCCTCACCGCGGTGCGTGAAGAGCACGTCTTCGAACTCAACGACGACATCGCCAGCCGATGGGGACCCCGCGTGGTCGAGTTCGTCCGGGTCATCAGTGACGCCGTCACCCGCGTCCAGAAGAACTGA
- a CDS encoding NCS2 family permease — protein sequence MNAHAAGTDPGSTQHASQQPTGKLDRYFEITARGSTLTRELRGGLVTFFTMAYIVVLNPLIVGTAADVTGTKLGIPEVAAATALVAGVMTILMGLIGKYPFALATGLGLNAFVATTVVTEMTWADAMGLIVLEGIIILIVVLTGFRTAVFNAVPGQLKTAIGVGLGLFIALVGFVDAGFVQRVPDAAGTTVPVQLGSTGQLFGWPSLVFAVGVLLLAVLVTRNVKGAILIGIASTTVLALIVEAIGGLGQAGATNPGGWSLVVPQISGDLIGLPDLSLVGNFSLFGSFQEVGAVAAVLFVFTLMLADFFDTMGTVVGVGEEAGLLDKQGKLPGIGRVFFVDSLAAIAGGVASTSSNTTYVESAAGVGEGARTGLASVVTGALFLVAMFFTPLVSMVPFEAASPALVVVGFLMLTQIRRINFGDFGLAIPAFLTMVLMPFTYSITNGIGAGFVSYVVIRACQGRAREIHPLMWVVSALFVVYFAIGPLEALFGIG from the coding sequence ATGAACGCGCATGCAGCCGGAACCGATCCAGGCAGTACACAGCACGCGAGTCAGCAACCCACGGGGAAACTGGATCGATATTTCGAGATCACCGCGCGCGGATCCACGCTGACCCGGGAGCTTCGCGGTGGATTGGTCACTTTCTTCACGATGGCCTACATCGTGGTGCTCAACCCGCTGATCGTCGGCACGGCTGCGGATGTCACCGGTACGAAGCTGGGGATACCGGAGGTCGCGGCTGCGACGGCTCTGGTCGCGGGTGTCATGACGATCCTGATGGGGCTCATCGGCAAGTACCCGTTCGCGCTCGCCACCGGCCTGGGGTTGAACGCTTTCGTCGCCACGACCGTGGTCACCGAAATGACCTGGGCCGATGCCATGGGACTGATCGTGCTCGAGGGCATCATCATCCTGATCGTGGTGCTCACGGGCTTCCGCACCGCGGTGTTCAACGCCGTTCCCGGTCAGTTGAAAACGGCGATAGGTGTGGGACTCGGCCTGTTCATCGCGCTCGTCGGATTCGTCGATGCCGGTTTCGTGCAGCGGGTTCCGGATGCTGCCGGAACGACCGTGCCGGTCCAGCTCGGCAGCACGGGGCAGCTCTTCGGGTGGCCGTCACTCGTGTTCGCCGTGGGGGTGCTCCTGCTGGCGGTGCTGGTGACCCGCAACGTGAAGGGGGCCATCCTGATCGGGATCGCCTCGACGACCGTGCTGGCCCTGATCGTCGAGGCGATCGGCGGGCTCGGACAAGCAGGCGCTACGAATCCGGGCGGCTGGAGTCTGGTTGTACCGCAGATATCCGGTGACCTCATCGGACTGCCGGATCTGTCCCTGGTGGGCAACTTCTCCTTGTTCGGCTCGTTCCAGGAGGTTGGCGCCGTCGCGGCGGTGCTGTTCGTCTTCACGCTGATGCTCGCCGACTTCTTCGACACGATGGGCACGGTCGTCGGCGTCGGCGAGGAAGCCGGGCTGCTGGACAAGCAGGGGAAACTCCCCGGAATCGGCAGGGTCTTCTTCGTCGACTCGCTGGCCGCCATCGCAGGCGGTGTCGCCTCGACCTCGTCGAACACCACCTATGTCGAATCGGCCGCCGGTGTCGGTGAGGGCGCGCGGACCGGCCTGGCCAGTGTCGTGACCGGTGCTCTCTTCCTGGTGGCGATGTTTTTCACACCGCTGGTGTCGATGGTGCCGTTCGAGGCGGCGAGTCCGGCACTGGTGGTGGTCGGGTTCCTGATGCTGACCCAGATCCGGAGAATCAACTTCGGTGACTTCGGTCTCGCGATCCCGGCTTTTCTGACCATGGTGCTCATGCCGTTCACCTACTCGATCACCAACGGGATCGGTGCGGGTTTCGTCAGCTACGTGGTGATCCGTGCCTGCCAGGGGCGTGCGCGCGAGATCCATCCGCTCATGTGGGTGGTTTCGGCACTGTTCGTGGTGTACTTCGCGATCGGGCCGCTGGAGGCACTGTTCGGTATCGGCTGA